One region of Chryseobacterium muglaense genomic DNA includes:
- the hemC gene encoding hydroxymethylbilane synthase — protein sequence MKSIRIGTRNSALALWQAREVARHLQNLNYLTEIVPIVSSGDKNLNQPLYTLGITGVFTRDLDTALLNDEIDIAVHSLKDVPTKLPENIEIVAYLERDFPQDVLIKRKSAIDKEFHELKLATSSLRRRAFWSKHYPTTEFFDIRGNIQTRLQKLEEQDFDATILSLAGIKRMKMDIDYEFIPFMIPAPSQGVVAVAGHSDKKEINDILKQISHKQTQICVEIERNFLSTLEGGCTAPIGAFAEKFDNQIRFKAALCSLDGKNYIATDESFEYNEDENFGEKFANIVLENGGKELMTEIKSQL from the coding sequence ATGAAAAGCATTAGAATAGGAACCCGAAATTCAGCACTTGCACTTTGGCAGGCAAGAGAAGTTGCAAGACATTTGCAAAACCTTAATTACCTTACCGAGATTGTCCCAATCGTTTCTTCAGGAGACAAAAATCTGAACCAACCTCTTTATACTTTAGGAATAACGGGGGTTTTTACAAGAGATTTAGACACCGCATTACTGAATGACGAAATAGACATTGCCGTACATTCGCTTAAAGATGTACCAACAAAACTACCCGAAAATATAGAAATCGTTGCTTATCTTGAAAGAGATTTTCCGCAGGATGTTTTGATTAAAAGAAAATCGGCAATCGACAAAGAATTTCACGAACTTAAATTGGCGACTAGCAGTTTAAGAAGAAGAGCTTTTTGGTCTAAACACTATCCTACTACAGAATTTTTTGACATCCGAGGAAATATACAAACCAGACTTCAGAAACTTGAAGAGCAAGATTTTGATGCTACTATTTTGTCTCTTGCCGGAATTAAAAGAATGAAAATGGATATCGATTACGAATTTATTCCATTCATGATTCCTGCGCCATCACAAGGTGTGGTTGCTGTTGCCGGACATTCGGATAAAAAAGAAATCAACGATATTTTAAAACAAATTTCTCACAAACAGACTCAAATTTGTGTAGAGATTGAAAGAAACTTCCTAAGCACTTTGGAAGGAGGCTGTACAGCACCTATTGGAGCTTTTGCTGAAAAATTTGACAATCAAATCAGATTTAAAGCTGCTCTTTGCTCGCTAGACGGAAAAAACTATATCGCCACCGACGAAAGTTTTGAATATAATGAAGACGAAAATTTTGGTGAAAAGTTCGCCAATATTGTTTTAGAAAATGGAGGTAAAGAATTGATGACAGAAATTAAAAGCCAGCTTTAA
- a CDS encoding SGNH/GDSL hydrolase family protein, whose protein sequence is MKKIIISTIAVSALFFTTSCETDFDTDVKDIVLTKGEADFSKYVALGNSLTSGYRDGALYIDGQNESYPSMMAQQMKLVGGGDFKQPLMADNNGGLLLNVGANVQIATTKLYIDSFIAGAPDIKNANNNVATTVTNTVLTGPFNNMGVPGAKVSHLLAPGYGNVAGVLAKTANPYFVRFASSPTTSVIADFKTQKPTFFSLWIGNNDALLYALAGGDSSVETLTPPAQFTQYYNLLISEIATTNAKGVVANIPSVTSIPSLTTIPTNPLTSAVLGGGNVAAGEANIDNLNTNLYGPLNQILTAFGAGDRIKLLSKTAANPLLIKDESLPDLKLQITAAAAASGNAQLVALATYLGNTYGQARQAKGGDLVPLTTKSEIGKTEPTALAALSARGVSYPFADKYILIPSEITEINTAIDAYNVTIKAAAASKGYAFVDANKKMNELGSQSGVSWDGVRYTAKFVTGGAFSLDGVHLTGRGYAIIANEFIKSINTTYKSNLPQVDPNKYSGVKFP, encoded by the coding sequence ATGAAAAAAATAATAATATCTACAATAGCTGTTTCGGCACTCTTTTTTACAACGAGCTGCGAAACAGATTTTGATACTGACGTAAAAGACATCGTTTTAACAAAAGGTGAGGCAGATTTCTCTAAATATGTAGCCTTAGGAAATTCCTTAACTTCAGGTTATAGAGATGGTGCTCTTTATATTGATGGCCAAAATGAATCTTATCCTTCAATGATGGCTCAGCAAATGAAGCTTGTAGGAGGAGGAGATTTCAAACAGCCTTTAATGGCTGATAATAACGGAGGTCTTCTTCTGAATGTTGGTGCAAATGTGCAGATTGCGACTACAAAACTTTATATTGACAGCTTTATTGCAGGTGCTCCAGACATTAAAAATGCTAATAATAACGTTGCAACAACTGTTACGAATACTGTTTTGACAGGACCTTTCAATAATATGGGAGTTCCGGGAGCAAAAGTTTCTCATTTATTAGCTCCGGGGTATGGAAACGTTGCAGGTGTTTTAGCAAAAACAGCAAATCCTTATTTCGTAAGATTTGCATCAAGCCCTACAACCTCAGTTATTGCAGACTTTAAAACTCAAAAGCCGACATTCTTTTCTTTATGGATAGGTAATAATGATGCTTTATTGTACGCTCTGGCAGGTGGTGATAGTTCGGTAGAAACTTTAACACCTCCGGCTCAGTTTACTCAATATTATAACTTGTTGATTTCTGAGATTGCTACAACTAATGCTAAAGGAGTTGTTGCAAATATTCCTAGTGTAACATCTATTCCTTCGTTAACAACAATCCCTACAAACCCTCTTACATCTGCTGTTTTAGGAGGAGGAAATGTGGCTGCCGGAGAAGCGAATATCGATAATTTGAATACAAATCTATACGGACCATTAAATCAGATATTAACAGCATTTGGAGCTGGAGACAGAATTAAACTTCTTTCTAAAACTGCTGCAAACCCATTGCTTATTAAGGATGAAAGTCTTCCAGACCTAAAACTTCAAATTACTGCTGCAGCGGCCGCCTCAGGTAATGCTCAGTTAGTTGCTTTGGCTACTTATTTAGGAAATACTTATGGGCAGGCTAGACAGGCAAAAGGAGGAGACTTGGTTCCACTAACAACTAAGTCTGAGATTGGTAAAACAGAACCGACTGCATTAGCTGCTCTTTCGGCAAGAGGGGTTTCTTATCCGTTTGCAGATAAATATATTTTAATTCCATCTGAAATTACAGAGATTAATACGGCTATTGATGCTTATAATGTGACAATTAAAGCAGCAGCAGCTTCAAAAGGATATGCTTTTGTTGATGCTAATAAGAAAATGAATGAGCTTGGATCTCAGTCAGGAGTTTCTTGGGATGGTGTGAGATATACTGCTAAATTTGTTACAGGAGGAGCTTTCTCTTTAGATGGAGTTCACCTTACAGGTAGGGGATATGCGATTATTGCCAATGAATTTATTAAATCAATAAATACGACTTATAAATCGAATTTACCACAGGTTGATCCTAATAAATATTCAGGCGTTAAATTTCCTTAA
- the hemE gene encoding uroporphyrinogen decarboxylase, whose protein sequence is MIKNDLYLKALRGETVERPPVWMMRQAGRYLPEFIALRDKYDFFTRCQTPELASEITVQPIRRYPLDAAILFSDILVVPQAMGIDFKMKENVGPWLDNPIRTMEDVQNVIVPDVNDTLGYVFDAIELTLIKLDNDIPLIGFAGSPWTILCYCVEGKGSKAFDIAKSFCFQQPEAAHLLLQKITDTTIAYLKRKVEKGVSAVQVFDSWGGMLSPTDYQEFSWQYINQIVEALSPLTHVVVFGKGCWFALEEMTMAPVSALGVDWTIKPEFARTLTNHTMTLQGNFDPARLHSTPETIKKMVNEMINRFGKDRYIANLGHGILPNIPLENAEAFIRAVVDWKPNN, encoded by the coding sequence ATGATTAAAAACGACCTATATTTAAAAGCACTTCGTGGTGAAACTGTAGAAAGACCACCGGTTTGGATGATGAGACAGGCAGGAAGATATTTACCTGAATTTATTGCACTTCGCGACAAGTACGATTTCTTCACAAGATGTCAAACTCCGGAATTGGCTTCTGAAATTACAGTTCAGCCAATTAGAAGATATCCTTTGGATGCTGCGATTTTATTTTCTGATATTTTGGTAGTTCCTCAAGCAATGGGAATTGATTTTAAAATGAAGGAAAATGTAGGTCCTTGGTTAGATAACCCTATCAGAACCATGGAAGACGTACAGAACGTGATCGTTCCGGATGTGAATGATACTTTAGGATACGTTTTTGATGCCATAGAATTAACTTTAATTAAATTAGACAACGACATTCCATTAATTGGTTTTGCAGGTTCTCCATGGACGATTCTTTGCTATTGCGTAGAAGGAAAAGGAAGCAAGGCTTTTGATATCGCTAAATCTTTCTGTTTCCAACAACCTGAAGCAGCACATTTGTTACTTCAGAAAATTACCGATACCACGATTGCTTATCTGAAAAGAAAAGTTGAAAAGGGAGTTTCTGCCGTTCAGGTTTTCGATTCTTGGGGTGGAATGCTTTCTCCAACAGACTATCAGGAGTTTTCTTGGCAGTACATCAATCAGATTGTTGAAGCTTTAAGTCCATTAACGCACGTTGTAGTTTTCGGAAAAGGTTGCTGGTTTGCTTTGGAAGAAATGACAATGGCTCCGGTTTCAGCTTTGGGAGTTGACTGGACAATCAAGCCGGAATTTGCAAGAACTCTGACGAATCATACGATGACGCTTCAGGGAAATTTTGATCCTGCAAGATTACATTCTACACCTGAAACAATCAAGAAAATGGTGAATGAAATGATCAACCGTTTCGGAAAAGACCGATATATTGCCAATTTAGGACACGGAATTTTGCCTAATATTCCTTTGGAAAATGCAGAAGCATTTATCAGAGCGGTGGTTGATTGGAAACCGAATAATTAA
- a CDS encoding ribose-phosphate pyrophosphokinase, with amino-acid sequence MADQLSYLFSTRTSKDLAEKIAQHYGKELGKINFQEFSDGEFEPVLDESVRGGRVFLIGSTFPPADNLLELLLMIDAAKRASAKSITVVLPYFGLARQDRKDKPRAPIGAKLVANLLTAAGATRVMTMDLHADQIQGFFEIPVDHLYASTIFVDYIRDLKLDNLTIASPDMGGAKRAKNYAGHLGADVVIAYKERKKANVVEEMFLIGDVEGKNVILIDDMIDTAGTLCKAAEILMEKGAKSVRAMATHGVLSGKAYDNIENSQLLEVIVTDSIPVKTNLTSKIKVLSCAPLFADVMKMVHEHQSISSKFVI; translated from the coding sequence ATGGCCGATCAGTTAAGTTATCTATTTTCAACAAGAACCAGTAAGGATCTTGCAGAAAAAATTGCCCAGCATTATGGGAAAGAATTAGGAAAAATCAACTTTCAGGAGTTCAGCGACGGAGAATTTGAACCAGTTTTAGACGAGTCTGTAAGAGGAGGAAGAGTTTTCCTAATCGGATCTACGTTTCCGCCGGCAGACAATCTTTTAGAATTACTTCTAATGATTGATGCTGCAAAAAGAGCTTCTGCAAAAAGTATTACCGTAGTACTTCCGTACTTTGGGCTTGCAAGGCAAGACAGAAAAGACAAGCCAAGAGCGCCGATTGGAGCTAAATTAGTGGCAAATCTTTTAACAGCTGCAGGGGCAACAAGGGTAATGACGATGGATCTGCATGCAGATCAGATTCAAGGATTCTTCGAAATTCCTGTGGATCATTTGTATGCTTCTACAATCTTTGTAGATTACATCAGAGACCTTAAGCTTGATAATCTTACGATTGCTTCTCCGGATATGGGAGGTGCAAAAAGAGCGAAAAACTACGCAGGTCACCTTGGTGCTGATGTGGTAATTGCTTACAAAGAAAGAAAAAAAGCAAACGTTGTAGAAGAAATGTTCCTTATCGGGGATGTGGAAGGTAAAAATGTGATCCTTATTGATGATATGATCGATACTGCAGGTACACTTTGTAAAGCTGCAGAAATTTTGATGGAAAAAGGAGCAAAATCTGTAAGAGCAATGGCGACTCACGGAGTACTTTCTGGTAAGGCTTACGACAATATTGAGAACTCTCAATTGTTGGAAGTTATTGTAACTGACTCAATTCCTGTAAAAACTAATTTGACATCTAAAATAAAAGTGCTATCTTGCGCCCCATTATTTGCTGATGTTATGAAGATGGTGCACGAGCATCAATCAATTAGCAGTAAGTTTGTTATCTAA
- a CDS encoding uroporphyrinogen-III synthase encodes MNILFTKNLDPKYISEKLGNDILVDCIEVIKTKSISVEPFDLKDRSLIFTSLNGVKSFFENRFQPNEDFTAKNYNKIYCVGEKTKRELRKNGFGTFKVLKNAETLSQFIIENCAHEQFIHFCGNLALDVLDKELPLQNISYKKVTIYETEALNPVIHEKYHAIVFFSPSGVRSFAKNNSLENTILFSIGETTSKEIRKHTQSEIFTSKENTLLNLLSVIRNEFREN; translated from the coding sequence ATGAACATTTTATTTACCAAAAATTTAGATCCAAAATATATCTCCGAAAAATTAGGAAATGATATCTTGGTCGATTGCATTGAGGTAATAAAAACAAAATCGATTTCTGTCGAGCCTTTTGATTTGAAAGACCGATCGCTTATTTTCACAAGTTTGAACGGTGTAAAATCTTTTTTTGAAAACAGATTTCAGCCTAATGAAGATTTCACAGCAAAAAACTACAATAAAATCTATTGTGTAGGTGAAAAAACAAAGAGAGAACTTCGCAAAAACGGTTTCGGAACTTTTAAAGTTTTAAAAAACGCTGAAACGTTGTCTCAATTTATTATCGAAAACTGTGCACACGAACAATTCATTCATTTTTGTGGAAATTTAGCGCTGGATGTTTTAGACAAAGAACTTCCGCTACAGAATATTTCGTACAAAAAAGTGACTATCTATGAGACCGAAGCACTTAATCCTGTGATACATGAAAAATATCATGCAATAGTTTTTTTTAGCCCGAGTGGAGTTCGTAGTTTTGCGAAAAATAATTCTTTAGAAAATACCATCCTTTTTTCAATAGGAGAAACGACGTCTAAAGAAATAAGAAAACATACACAATCTGAGATTTTCACAAGTAAAGAAAATACTCTTTTAAATTTATTGTCGGTAATCAGAAACGAGTTTAGGGAAAATTAA
- a CDS encoding 50S ribosomal protein L25/general stress protein Ctc: MKSITIQGTKRESVGKKSTKALRDAELVPCVVYGGGEPLNFSATEKSFKGLVYTPEAHTVSIEVDGQVIPAVLQDIQFHPITDKIIHADFYRLSDDKPVVMEVPVRITGRSKGVVAGGVLRQTFRKLKVKAIPANLPDEIVVDITSLKIGNKLYVGTIKAEGYSFMHPDNAVVVAVKMSRNAAKGGAAAQDDEDEEEVATEGEAPATEEAAAE; this comes from the coding sequence ATGAAATCAATTACAATTCAAGGTACAAAAAGAGAAAGCGTGGGCAAAAAGTCTACAAAAGCTTTACGTGATGCTGAATTAGTTCCTTGTGTTGTTTACGGAGGTGGTGAGCCATTGAATTTCTCTGCTACAGAGAAGTCATTCAAAGGTTTAGTATATACTCCTGAAGCACACACGGTATCTATTGAAGTTGACGGACAGGTAATTCCTGCAGTTCTTCAAGATATTCAGTTCCACCCAATTACAGACAAGATTATTCACGCAGACTTCTACAGATTATCTGACGATAAGCCAGTAGTTATGGAGGTTCCTGTAAGAATCACTGGTCGTTCTAAAGGTGTTGTAGCTGGTGGTGTTCTACGTCAGACTTTCAGAAAATTGAAAGTAAAAGCTATTCCTGCAAACTTACCAGATGAGATCGTTGTAGATATTACTTCGCTTAAAATTGGTAACAAACTTTATGTTGGAACAATCAAAGCTGAAGGATATTCTTTCATGCACCCAGACAATGCAGTTGTTGTAGCTGTTAAAATGTCTAGAAATGCAGCGAAAGGTGGAGCAGCAGCTCAAGATGATGAGGATGAAGAAGAAGTTGCAACTGAAGGAGAAGCTCCTGCAACTGAAGAAGCAGCAGCAGAATAA
- a CDS encoding OmpP1/FadL family transporter: MKKILISTALLAGVLSYAGGFRVSLQGVKQLAMAHTSAHAEDASVAFFNPAGMSFIPSKLSIVAGGFGASNKVTFQNLNTLSSTQTDNPLGTPIYAAIAYKPIDKLSIGFSFSTPFGSTIQYPYDWEGREMVQKLELKSFYFQPMVSVKMADWVSFGASYIYARGSVNWDKAVTQFGGTVNINDEKASGHGFGFGFYFRPDPKLDVSIAYRSPVDMKAKKGTATFVAPAQNTVNSLLGLNGAGQDSFTATLPLVEEYTIGLTYKVTPKWLISADFNYHGWERYSKLTLDFANAPIGNQADPTILVAPKNFKNSKTVRLGTQYAFTNIIYGRLGAYYDESPYSDENFIPETPSFDSFVLTGGVGFKLKKFGVDVAGGYAMPQSRDVKNNYLGFYGQAKAKAFYFGLGLSYNAF; encoded by the coding sequence ATGAAAAAAATATTAATATCAACTGCTTTATTGGCTGGTGTTTTATCTTATGCGGGAGGCTTTAGAGTTTCTTTGCAAGGGGTAAAACAATTGGCAATGGCGCACACCAGTGCTCATGCTGAAGATGCAAGTGTTGCATTCTTTAATCCAGCAGGTATGTCATTCATCCCTTCTAAACTAAGTATTGTTGCGGGAGGTTTTGGAGCAAGTAATAAAGTTACTTTTCAGAATTTAAATACTTTATCAAGCACGCAGACAGATAATCCTCTAGGTACCCCAATTTACGCGGCGATAGCTTATAAGCCGATTGATAAATTGTCTATTGGTTTCAGTTTTTCTACGCCTTTTGGTAGCACAATTCAATATCCTTATGATTGGGAAGGAAGAGAAATGGTGCAAAAACTTGAGCTGAAAAGTTTTTATTTCCAGCCTATGGTTTCTGTAAAAATGGCTGACTGGGTTTCGTTCGGGGCTAGCTATATTTACGCAAGAGGATCTGTAAACTGGGATAAAGCGGTAACTCAATTTGGAGGAACGGTTAATATTAATGACGAAAAAGCAAGCGGTCATGGTTTTGGTTTTGGTTTCTATTTCAGACCCGATCCAAAATTAGATGTGAGTATTGCATACCGTTCGCCGGTTGACATGAAAGCTAAAAAGGGAACTGCTACTTTTGTTGCACCTGCACAGAATACTGTTAATTCACTTTTAGGGTTAAACGGCGCTGGGCAAGACAGTTTTACGGCAACTTTACCACTGGTAGAAGAATATACAATTGGTTTGACGTATAAGGTAACTCCAAAATGGTTAATCTCGGCAGATTTTAATTATCATGGTTGGGAAAGGTACAGCAAGCTAACTTTAGACTTTGCTAATGCTCCAATAGGAAATCAGGCAGATCCTACGATATTGGTGGCTCCAAAGAACTTTAAAAATTCTAAAACAGTAAGATTGGGAACTCAGTACGCATTCACGAATATAATTTATGGTCGTTTGGGTGCTTATTATGATGAGTCTCCTTATTCTGATGAGAATTTTATTCCGGAAACCCCTTCTTTTGACTCTTTTGTATTAACAGGAGGTGTAGGTTTTAAACTTAAAAAATTCGGAGTCGACGTTGCAGGTGGTTATGCGATGCCACAAAGCAGAGATGTGAAAAATAATTACTTAGGTTTCTACGGCCAGGCAAAAGCTAAAGCATTCTATTTTGGTCTAGGTTTATCTTATAATGCTTTTTAA
- a CDS encoding peptidoglycan recognition protein family protein produces the protein MKKIILVLFLLILNLSSAQNSSLKIVDKPITYSAERIQLSLEYLKEHHGLTQKTPTIVPKMIVLHYTAGGTVESNHKYFNKTHLESARNTLKKQSTLNVSSQFIIDRDGTIYQLMEPTQFARHTIGLNYCAIGVENIGSKKQPLTEKQIEANAELVRYLTKKYKIEYLIGHSEYGIFRNSKLWKESDPKYFTGKEDPGKDFMNKVRQKVSDLKLKEKP, from the coding sequence ATGAAAAAGATAATTTTGGTTTTGTTTTTATTGATATTAAACTTGAGTTCGGCACAGAATTCAAGCTTAAAAATAGTAGATAAACCGATTACTTATTCTGCGGAAAGAATTCAATTAAGCTTAGAATATTTAAAAGAACATCACGGTTTAACTCAAAAAACACCAACGATTGTTCCGAAAATGATTGTTTTGCATTACACCGCCGGAGGAACAGTAGAAAGCAACCACAAGTATTTTAATAAAACCCATCTAGAAAGTGCAAGAAATACTTTAAAAAAACAAAGCACTTTAAATGTTTCTTCGCAATTTATCATAGACAGAGACGGAACTATTTATCAATTAATGGAACCCACTCAATTTGCAAGACATACGATTGGTTTAAATTATTGCGCCATCGGAGTTGAAAATATAGGGAGCAAAAAACAACCGCTTACCGAAAAACAGATTGAAGCCAATGCAGAATTGGTAAGATATTTAACCAAAAAATATAAAATAGAATATCTTATTGGCCATTCAGAATACGGAATTTTCAGAAATTCTAAATTATGGAAAGAATCTGACCCCAAATATTTCACAGGAAAAGAAGACCCTGGAAAAGATTTTATGAATAAAGTAAGACAGAAAGTTTCTGATTTAAAATTAAAAGAAAAACCATAA
- a CDS encoding aminotransferase class V-fold PLP-dependent enzyme — protein MLDIQEIRSQFSILNQEVNGKPLVYLDNAATSQKPNSVLEVWNQYYTEINANVHRGIHTLSQLATEEMELSRRKIQKFINAKHDFEVIFTKGTTEGLNLISYILTQKLKKDDEIIISYLEHHSNIVPWQLLCERTGAKLRVIPIDENGILQLDYLDGFLSEKTKVVSVNQVSNALGIVNPIEEIIAKTRANSDAYIVIDGAQSAPHFTIDVQKLDCDFFVFSGHKMYAPMGTGILYGKQEILEDLPPFHGGGEMIAVCSFDATTYAGLPFKYEAGTPNVGGNIALGDAVDFIKKVGQENIQNHENALLEYAQRQLLEIEGLKVYGEKAHRTGVVSFNLEGIGISSDVGMILDKMGVAVRTGHHCTQPIMDFFNIAGTVRASFAVYNTFNEIDLLVEGVKKAQRMLS, from the coding sequence ATGTTAGACATTCAGGAAATCAGAAGTCAGTTTTCTATATTAAATCAGGAAGTGAATGGTAAGCCTTTGGTTTACTTAGATAATGCAGCGACCTCTCAAAAACCAAACTCTGTTTTAGAAGTTTGGAATCAATATTATACAGAGATCAATGCCAATGTACATCGTGGAATTCATACATTGAGCCAATTAGCAACCGAAGAAATGGAACTTTCAAGAAGAAAAATCCAGAAATTCATTAATGCTAAACATGATTTTGAAGTAATCTTCACCAAAGGAACAACCGAAGGATTAAATCTTATCTCTTATATTTTAACTCAAAAGTTAAAGAAGGATGATGAGATTATTATTTCATATTTAGAACATCATTCGAATATCGTTCCGTGGCAATTGCTTTGCGAAAGAACGGGTGCGAAACTTCGTGTGATCCCTATCGATGAAAACGGAATTTTGCAACTTGATTATTTAGATGGATTTTTAAGTGAAAAAACAAAAGTAGTTTCTGTAAATCAGGTTTCCAATGCCTTGGGAATTGTAAATCCTATTGAAGAAATTATTGCTAAAACAAGAGCCAATTCAGACGCTTATATCGTTATTGACGGCGCTCAGTCGGCTCCTCACTTTACAATTGATGTACAGAAATTAGATTGCGATTTCTTCGTATTTTCAGGGCATAAAATGTATGCTCCGATGGGAACCGGAATATTGTACGGAAAACAAGAGATTCTTGAAGATTTGCCGCCTTTTCACGGTGGAGGTGAAATGATCGCAGTTTGTTCATTCGATGCAACAACGTATGCTGGTTTGCCTTTTAAATATGAAGCAGGAACACCCAATGTAGGTGGAAATATTGCTTTGGGAGATGCTGTTGATTTTATTAAAAAAGTAGGGCAGGAAAACATTCAGAATCATGAAAATGCTTTGCTGGAATATGCGCAAAGACAACTTTTGGAAATTGAAGGCCTAAAAGTATATGGTGAAAAAGCTCATAGAACAGGCGTAGTTTCCTTTAATCTTGAAGGAATTGGTATTTCTTCGGATGTAGGAATGATTCTCGATAAAATGGGTGTTGCGGTAAGAACCGGACATCATTGTACGCAACCGATTATGGATTTCTTTAATATTGCCGGAACCGTAAGAGCAAGTTTTGCCGTTTACAATACATTTAATGAAATCGATTTGCTTGTAGAAGGTGTGAAAAAAGCACAAAGAATGCTTTCTTAA
- a CDS encoding DUF1287 domain-containing protein: protein MKKIFSIFIVVLFVFFGKAQNQFAQKLSDAALSLTKDKVTYDPAYYSIKYPNGDVAPDKGVCTDVIIRAYRKLGIDLQKEVHEDMKKNFSKYPKKFGLKRPDTNIDHRRVPNLMVFFAKFGQSKSIETKPELYVPGDIVTWLLPGNLTHIGIVVNKKSADGKRYLIVHNIGAGQVIEDCLFKFDITGHYQYSK from the coding sequence ATGAAAAAAATCTTTTCCATATTCATTGTAGTACTTTTTGTTTTTTTTGGAAAAGCACAAAATCAGTTTGCTCAAAAATTATCTGATGCAGCCTTAAGCTTAACGAAAGACAAAGTAACTTACGATCCGGCTTATTACTCGATCAAGTATCCGAATGGTGACGTAGCTCCAGACAAAGGTGTTTGTACCGACGTAATTATCAGAGCATACCGAAAGTTGGGAATTGATCTGCAAAAAGAAGTGCATGAAGATATGAAGAAGAATTTTTCTAAATATCCTAAAAAGTTTGGTTTGAAAAGACCTGACACGAATATCGACCACCGAAGAGTTCCAAACCTGATGGTTTTCTTTGCAAAATTCGGACAGTCAAAATCTATTGAAACAAAACCAGAATTGTATGTGCCCGGAGATATTGTAACATGGCTTCTTCCGGGAAACCTAACACACATCGGGATTGTCGTTAACAAAAAATCGGCAGACGGAAAGAGATATTTAATTGTACATAATATCGGTGCAGGACAGGTTATTGAAGATTGTCTGTTTAAATTTGACATTACAGGACATTATCAATATTCAAAATAA